The sequence TGCCATGGCTCGTGTGAAGCCCGTATATAAAGAGATGCCGGGCTGGTCTGAAAAGACCACATCCGCCCGAAAGATGTCCGAACTGCCGAAAGCAGCACAGGAATACGTTGAGGAACTGGAAAGGCTGGCCGGTGTGCCTATATCAATGGTGTCCGTCGGTCCCGAGAGGGATTCAATCATAGAACGCGGGAGGCAGTAGTGAAATACGATGCCGTGATTTTCGATTTGTTCGGGACTCTTGTAGATTACCTGCCGGCCAGTGAGTGGCAGCGTACGCATGAGGAAATAGCCGAGATTTTGTCGGTTGAATATGAGCCGTATAAGCGCGCATGGCGGGAGATCATGCCAAGTAGAGACTTGGGTAAACATGGCGGAATCGAGGGTGATGTCAAGCGGGCATGCGCTCTGCTTGACATCGAGCCGAGCCGCGAACAGATCGACAAGATTATTGATGCCAGGCTGGACTATACTCGTCGAGAGGTTCAGCCAAGATCGGGTGCAATCGAAACGATTAAGTCTTTACGCGATTCGGGCCATAAAGTCGGCTTGATTACGGTCTGTGGAGGCGAGGTTCCTCTGATATGGGAAGAGACCCCGTTCGCGCCGCTGATGGATGATTGCGTGTTCTCATGCCGAGAGGGGATAACCAAGCCGGACCCGCGTATATATCATCTTTCTTGTGAGCGGCTTGATGTGAAGCCTGAGAATTGTCTATATGTGGGTGACGGCAGTTGCCGCGAGCTGACAGGAGCGCTGGAGGTCGGCATGCACCCGGTGCTGATTCAGATGGAGTATGACAGAGACTATGGCGTCAATCGAATTGATGCTACAGAGTGGCGCGGCCCGGTGATAGATTCACTAGATAAGATTCTTGAGTTTGTTGTTTAATCTGAAATGGAGTAATTGACGTTGTCTGCAGAAGTTTTTGTGCATGCGGTATTTCGCAAAACAAAAGTGCCGAGCGCACTGGAGAAATACTGGTATTATGCAGGCATTGTCATTATGTTCCTGGTGGGCTGGCACTGGCCTTCTGTCGGCTTGTGGATGAAGTCGATAAACCTCAGCACATATCTCATTGTGCTTGCATTCTTTCTGAACGGTTTTGCGCTCTCCAGTGATTCACTGCTGGAGAGCATGAGACAGTGGCGGATACTTCTTACTGCCCTGCTCATTACATTCTGCATTTCTCCAGCGCTGGTATATGCTGTGCGGCTCGTTATTCCCGGCGGCGACAGCCTGCTCGCTCATGGATTCCAGATAGTATCGCTGGTGCCGACGCTGTTTGTGTCCGCGGTAGTGCTCACCCGTGTGGCTAGGGGGAATGCGGCTGTGGCTCTTAACCTAACGGTGTCGTCAAATATGTTGGCGATCTTTATCACCCCGATTATTGTGAGGCTCACACTGGGCGCAAGTAGTTCTCACTTGAACCCGACATCGATGATCGGGAGTATGATGCTGACAGTGCTTCTGCCAACAATAGCCGGTCAACTGGCTCGCAAACGCTGGGAAGTCTGGGCAGAAAGGCACGCCAAACTCATTACAGTCGCATCACAGTGCACTATCCTGCTCTTTATAGTAACAGGCATTTCCGCCCTGCCTCGATCCGTGATCTCTCCATCAGTGCTCACGGCAGCAGTAATTGGGTGTGTCGCGCTGCATGCCGTTCTTTTGCTGATAGGCAGGTTCGGTGGAATATTGATCGGAATTGACGAGCCGGAAAAGCGCGCACTGACCTTCTGCAGCGCACAAAAATCATTCGTATTTAACGTGCTGCTGTGCGAACACATCTTTGCGGGAAACAGCGCCTCATTCGGAATGGCTATATTGCCGGGGATTGTGTATTACCTGCTGGTGCTCACGGTAGACAGTGTTATAGCGCAGTGGTGGAACACGCATGTCGTTGAGGAAGAAGAGGTGTGCGTGGACCTTCTCATCGATGATTGACTCTCTATCGATCACAAACAATTATAGAACGAAGTGCCTGGCAGATCGTATTCAATGGAGAGAACATCGGCTATCGTTGCAGACAAATCGCAAAAACATGACCTGATCCCCAGATCGACTCCACATGCGATTTGCTTTCCGTAGACCAGCAGAGGTACGTATTCGCGTGTGTGGTCAGTGCTTGGAGTCGTTGGGTCGCAGCCATGGTCGGCTGTTATGAACAGCAAATCATCGTCGGCCATTGCGCCCATGATCGAAGGCAGCGCTGCATCGAATTCGACCAGGGCACCTGCATAGCCTTTTGGATTGTTGCGGTGACCGTAGACCATATCGAAGTCCACCAGGTTTGTAAATACAAGCGAGCCTTCGCCTCCGGCAATTGCGGCAATTATCGCGCCGATACCCTCGTGGTTATTGCCTGTGTGGATAGTCGTGCTGATCCCTCTGCCTGCATATATGTCATTGATCTTGCCGATAGCAATGACGCTGCCTCCAGCTTTTGTGATCAGATCGAGCAATGTCAAGCTGGGCGGTTCCAGAGAGAAATCTTTACGGCGCTCGGTACGTGTGAATGACCCCGGTTCACCCGTAAACGGCCTGGCTATTACTCGTTGGACATTATGTGGCGCTATAAGCATATCTCGCGCTATCCGGCACCATTCGTAGAGTTGATTAACAGGAACCACATCTTCATGGCAGGCGATTTGAAAGACGCTGTCTGCCGAGGTATATACAATCGGCCAACCTGTGCGCATGTGCTCTTCGCCGAGTTCTTTGATTATCTCAGTGCCGGACGCCGCCTTGTTTCCGAGTATTCCACGCCCTGTTTTGGAGATGAACTCATTAACTACATCATCAGGAAAACCGTGTGGGTAAACCGGAAAAGCGCGCTCGGTCACAATTCCCATCATCTCCCAGTGGCCGGTGGTTGTGTCCTTGCCTTGTGACACTTCGGCCATCTTACCAAAGCATCCGGCTGGCTCTTTTGCAGGCTCGACACCCATTATAGGCGCAATGTTTCCAAGACCGAGCCTGGCCAGGTTCGGGAGCTTTAGCCCACCCACGGAATCGGCAATATGTCCCAGAGTATTGCACCCCGCATCGCCATACTCCGCGGCGTCAGGCAGTGCGCCTATGCCGACAGAATCGAGGACTATTATAATGCAGCGATTGATTGTCATTAATTAACCTCACTGAAGATCAGAGTCAGCCATTTCACTTCCAACTCAAAATATTGTATTTTCACGCTCGCGGGTGTGTCTCTTTATACACCTCACGCAGGTGATCGCGAGTTACATGAGTGTAGACCTGTGTAGTCGCAATACTGGCATGGCCGAGCATCTCCTGGACACTGCGTAGATCAGCTCCACGTTCGATCAGATGAGTAGCGAATGAATGCCTGAGCATGTGAGGCGTTATAGACTTGGTAATACCCGCCTTCGCGGCATATTTCTTGATGATCTTCCAGAACATAACGCGCGACATAGGTCTGCCCTGAATAGACAGAAATAGATATTCTGATCGATTTATGCCGGCAAGCCTGCCGCGCACGCGGTCGACATAAGCGCCGATATACTCGCCCGCAATCTCGCCTATCGGGACGACACGTTCCTTGTTGCCCTTTCCCAGACACTTGAGAAAACCCATCCGCGGGTTTACATCCTCTGCTTTAAGAGAAATAAGCTCGGATACGCGCAGGCCGCTGGCGTATAGAGTCTCGAACATCGCTTTATCGCGCAGACCCAGATCATCATGTATATCGGGCGAATCAAGCAGGCGGGTCAGTTCATCCACGTCTAGAAATTTTGGAAGACGGCGAGGAGGCCTGTGTGTATCGAACGCACGGAGCGGACTCTTCTCTATAATGCGTTCTGCACAAAGATACTTAATAAAGCCCCGGATAGACGACACTTTGCGTGCAGTGCTGGTAGAGGCGTATTTTTCTTTACTCAGCAGGTCGAGAAAAGCTACCATGCAGTTGTTATCTATTTTGCCGGGCTCTGTTATATTCCGCTTTTGAAGGAATGATGCGAACTGAGACAGATCACGCCCATATGATGCCACCGTATTGGCTGACAAACCCCGTTCTACTGCGATATAGTCCAGAAACCTTTGAATGTGAAAATCAATCATTTCTTACGCTCGTATATCGTGATCTCGGGGCTCACATAGCGCATGTCGTGCGGGAGGTTTTCTGTATAAAGTTCCAAACCATCCCACATTCCGCCATAAGCTGCACGCATGGCATAGTGGTCCTTAATCATCTTAAGATCGGCAAGTGTGCTCTCGACCTGTGCCATTTGATCCTTGGTGAGATTCTTATTGTTGCGCAGGCGTAAGGCGTCGCGCGTCTCATATTCTGAGACAATTACCCAATCAGGTGCGCTCTGAGAATACCATTCGCCCGGCTTGTTATAGCCGGAGAATACAACGATATTATACGGCGTTTTGGTGATTGCTGCTTCCCGCTGCGGCAGAGTGCCGAAGCCGAAGTCTTTAGTTAGAGGCGGGCTATAAAACCATGGCATGTCAATCATGCCGATACTCGATTGTTTGGGCACATGATTAAATATCCATCTCGCTGCACAATCTTGCGGGGTCGGTAATACAAATAGTATATCGAGAAGCGTACTGAAGAGTAGAGCATAAAATATAGCGCCAACGCAGAATGCTCCACATATCCATCGGCCGACATTCAGCAGTGGATTTCCCTTCAGACCATCCCACCATCGGCACATCAGCCATCCGCACAATATAGCAATCGCAGGGTACATAGGCAGAGTGTATCGAGCGAACCTGACTTGAGAGAGCGAGATAAGTGCATAATACGGGACCGCGAAGGCAAGTACTATCAATGCCTGCTTATCGCGCTTTGCTATCGCCGCAATTATTGCAATCAGAAAAGCCAGTGCCAATGGCGGCCCGAGGCCGGAGATGAGAGAATTGGTAAACGTGTATATAAACCCATTGCCCGTCCCGGCGAAAACCAGCCCATGTCCGCTGCTCACGTGCTTCATCTCATAGGTCAGGCCATGAATGAACTCGTTTGTATGCAAAATACAGCCGGGTGTCGAAATTAGAAATGTAGCAATAACACATCCCAAAGATGCCCAGAGCTTGCCCGAAAGAATTGATGACCGGTTTAACTTTGCGCGAAGGAAATGGGCTGTGATTACAGAGAAAACCACTATTACGGCGTTATACTTGGTCCCTGCGGCAAGACCGGTCATAATACCGGCCCATATATAATCACGCCAGTTGCCGCGCTTGTAGACCAGAGCGGCGTATCCTAGTGATAGCGCTATAAATAATGTACTGGGGACATCTACCGTGGCAAAGTGAGAGTGCTGAACATGCAGAGGCGCAACAGAAATTATAAGCGCTGCCAGCAGGCCCTGCGCCTTGCCGAAAAACTCACGGCCTGCCCAGTATGTGGCAGCCACAGCGCCGACAGCCATGGTAACGGTTATTGCACGGGCTGATAGATAAACTCCGTCAGGGCTGTTTGACAGTCCGTATGCGATCGTAACCGCAATTGCAATAGTGCATAGATATATATAGAGAGAGGGGTAATTATAGAGCTTCGTGTCCAGTGAACGGTTTAGATATACAAAAAACGCTGCACCCAGGATCAGGAATTCGTCGGGGTGGTATGAGTAAGAGTGCAGTTCGTTCGGCAGACCCCATCTGAGACCGACCAGCCTCAGCGCAGCCGCCAATATCAGAATGCACGCGAGAGGTAACAGCGTGCGCCAATTGTCTCGAACAGATCTGACACTCAATCTATGCCTCGGCAGGCGTCTTGGTCTCTTTTGGAGATGGCGCGCGCATTCCTACTATTATCGCCACGACGATCCCGAGTGTTATCAATATATCGCCTATGCTGCAGATTTCAGGCAGCAGCGCGTAAGGCCATCGCATAGGTATGATATCGCACAAGAAGGCCAGCCTTGTGCCTGCGTCCATCAAGGAGTTATGAATGGGCATGGTTGCGGCTTTCTTGCCGAAGACAAATGCGACTGCGCGTGCAGAAGCAGGCATCAGTCCGCCGTTGACACTCAGAGCCAGGAGGTTGGTTACCATACCCACGATGACCAGCCTTGCTCCAGCTATCCGCAAATTAGCCAACACAAAGCCTAAAAATGCGAACTTCTCTGCCATCTGGACTATTCCCGCGAGCCAGTGCATTTCCTTGAGTGTGGGGGAGAATCGAAATGCCCATGAAGTAAAGCTCAGCGCTACAGCCAGAATCAGCACCCAACCGCATCGAATCCGTAGATCGGCAAGTCTGTCCAGTTTGCCGCCTGAAAGCCAAGCTATAATCAAACCTATTATCAGCAGTTCCGGTAACAATGCATCCCTCCATGTGAGCAGTATTTAATGCTCTTAGCTCTCAGTTTGTATCCCTCCAAGCGTGATTATGATACCTGGAGGGATACGAAAATGCAACTGCTATTGTTTGTTAATCAAAGCTTTGGTATCAGCAACCCACTTATCATTCGGTCTCCATTCGTTGATCCTTGTTACACCGAAAGAACTGCACTCTTCGATGAACTCATCAACTTTTTTCTCATACTCGGTTTTGTTACCTTTGATCTCTTTGCGCATGATCGGCTGCATAAGCTTTACATACTTGAGAGGCAGGCACGCCTGCTTAACTCTGTATAAGATATCTGGAGAATCTGCAACAGCAATAGCGCTATTCATTATCGTGTCGAGCTTGGCAATGATATCCGGCGATACATATTGAGAATTGGGGTCAGACCAAATCCGCATGTGTATATTGTCGTTGGTCACCTTGTCCTCAAGAGTCTGGATGTACTCATAGATATATTTGCCGGACTTGCCGTAATAATCATCGCAAAACTCTCTCATGACTGCGTCACCGTCTATATCAGGGTTCCATGATATCTTGGCAAGCAGATAGGAGCGCAGTTCGCCCAATTCAGAAATGCCGCCGTTATAATTGCCCTCCCAGAAAATACCTTTGACGCCATATTTTTTGTAGAGCTTGGCTGTGTCCATGAGCTGTCGGTAGTCCGGGAAAGGCATCAGATAGTGCGAGAAATCGGTGTTGTAATGCCAGATGTACAAATTATTCGTGATCTGCGACCATGCCTTGAGGTTGTCCATATAGTCCACATTGGACTTGAAGTCACAAGTTTCGTATGGATGTGCCTCACAGCAATATATCGGGCAGAGCCTTACCCGAACATTAGGCAGGGGTTTGGTGATCTTGCACGGTTTTTCAGTCCACATATATGCCAATGTGTCGACCAACTTGTCGGGGTAGACCTTGGCGGTCTCGGCGGCGATCGCATTCACAAATCTAAGCAGCAGACCTGACGGACTGCCTTCTTCCTCTTCGATAGCTTTGCACGCAGGGCATTCACACCTGTTCTGGCAGTCATTTTGCGATACTGAGTAAATCTTAGCCTCAGGATGATCACGCATCCAGTCGAGGACTGTCTGAGTTGCGATCTTGACCACTTCAGGGTTCGACATACAAAGCTGCGTAGGCTGCTTCACACGCTCGCCCTTGACCATCGAGTAATATTCCGGGTGAGTGTCCCAATAAATCTCCCCCGGCACGAGTTGATAAAACGAATGCACGAACGGATAATAGAACACACCCAAGCCGCGCTTAGCATCGAGACCGGCAGAATTGCTGTTGCAGCGGTTGCGCGCTGCGTAATCGGGCTGCATCGCTTCTCTGATGAGCACCTCACGATATTCAAAAGCCGGTTTTTCTTTTGTATCGATATTGCCGAGGGTTATGTCGGATTTCTTCGGCACTTTGTTCACGGTGTTGGTAAGAAATCTGCACCCGAGCGATTCAAGAAAGCTATGAACGCCATACATAGTGCCGCGAAGTTTGCCACCTGCAATTACAATTCGGTCGCCGACTGTCTTGATTATAAATCCCTCATCACCAAGGTCATTGAAATCGATGTTGACGCCAAGAGACTTCAGCGCCTCGCAGTTGCCGAGCAAAATCGCTTTCTCGGGGACGTTCTCACCGTCCGGCGCATAAGACAGCACAACTCCCGACATCTGCCTCATAAAGAGCTTGAGTTCACTTGCCGCCCAGTGTTCGGATGGCGATGCGTCCTTGGCCAAAACGATGCAGTACTTTGTCCTGCCGTCCTTGACAAGTTCGATATCCGCGCTTGCCTGCACGGCAGCCGCTGTAAGAAACAAAGCCGCCGTGATGAATGGAAATACTCTCATTTCTCACTTCTCCAATTCCGACTTATTGTCTGACTTTGTAATGTAAACTGGTGGTTTATACCTCGCCGAAAATACGCGCACCACCAATGTATTAGGCTTGCCGAACGCAAGCTCCTTTTCCGAACCATAGCAAAATGGCTTTCTATATCACCTCCGGTGTCATTTTTTATTTACCACGACTGTATCAGTCTGATAATCATACCAATAATATCTCGAATTATCATCAATCAATACATATAACTCATTGTATCATATGCATGAGCTGTTTTTGCAAATTTGCAGAAGATTTGGGCTGACCGATACTCTTGCGTGCGTTGACACCTTGCAGCCGCCGTGCTATACTCTGTTAAATTATGATGAGGTATTGGCGCGAGGAGTATGATGCGGTCTTGGGAGAGGCATATACGGAAAGAGGGGCTGTTGATAGTGCTCTCCGGCCCGTCGGGTGTAGGAAAAGACGCCGTATTGCTTGAGCTGGCCGAAATTTACTCCAACTTCAGCCGGTGTGTGACTACCACCACACGTGAGCCAAGAGAGAGCGAAGTCGACGGCATAGACTACACTTTTATATCTGTCAATGAGTTTCGCCGCCGCGCCGATACGGGCGATTTTTTGGAGTATGCAAATGTTCACGGCAATCTGTACGGCACTCCTCGCAAATGGGTTGAGCAGCGGCTTGCCGAGGGTGTGGATGTTATCCTCAAGATAGATGTTCAGGGCGGCCTCGCAGTAAAAAAACAAATGCCCTCTGCGGTGATGATTTTCCTTACCCCGCCATCTATTGAAGAGTTGGAGAAAAGGCTTCGAGGCCGGCTTACCGAATCTGAAAACGACCTTACAAAACGTCTGTTAAATGCGCGCAGGGAACTTGATCAGATCCCGCATTATGAATATATTATCGAAAATGACTCTCTGGCTAAGACGGCTCAGGAGTTGAAGGCGGTAATCATTGCAGAACACTGCAGAATCAAACAATAACGGACATAAAGCCCCGCTTGCCGGCAAAAAGATAATCCTTGGAGTGACTGGCGGCATAGCTGCATATAAGTCTGCATACCTTGCGAGCGCGCTCGTCCAATGCGGCGCTGATGTGCATGTAGTAATGACCGAGCATGCAAAGAATCTTATCGGTGCGCCTACATTCTGGTCGCTGACCAAAAACCCTGTTTTATGCGGTCTGTTTGATGAGCCTGACAAACCCGAGATCAAACACGTCTCACTCACCGTAGGCGCTGACTTGCTGCTGATAGCGCCTGCTACGGCAAACATCATAGGCAAGATGGCCAATGGTATTGCAGACGATATGCTTTCCACAATGGCTCTTGCGGTCAGGTGTCCGGTTATAATCGCCCCTGCGATGAACGTGAATATGTATACGAACCCGATTGTGGTTGCCAATATCGACCGTCTGCGGCAGTATGAATACATCGTTATGGAACCCGAAGAAGGCATGCTCGCATGCGGTGACGAAGGCATTGGGCGCTTGGTCGACCCGGATAAGATCGTGCGGCGAGTGGAAGAGGTTCTTACAGGCGGCAGGAGGGACTACTCGATGGTCAATCTCATGGTGACTGCCGGACCGACTCAGGAACCTATTGACCCCGTCAGGTTCATTACAAACCGTTCCTCGGGGAAGATGGGCTACGCGATTGCCGAGATGGCGGCGAAGCGAGGCGCTAACGTGACCCTGGTCAGTGGTCCTACCGATCTGCTCGTGCCGGATGGAGTCGAGATGGTAAGTGTAACCACTGTGCACGAAATGCACGATGCTGTGGTGACGCGTTTACAAGAAATCAATGTCATGGTATCGGCAGCCGCTCCTGCTGACTTCACGCCGGCTCAGGTCCACGAACAGAAAGTAAAAAAGTCGGCAAAATGGACTCTTGAGCTGGATAAAGCGGATGATATCCTCGAGGAAGTCGGGCACAAGAAGGGCAGGATGATACTTGTGGGCTTTGCCGCCGAGACAGAGAACATTGAAGAGCATGCCAGGGGCAAACTGGAACGCAAAAACTTGGATTTGATCGTGGCAAATGATGTTTCGCCGGGCAGTGACGTGTTCGGAAGTGATACGAACCAGGTCACGTTATACTCACGAACCGGTGATAAAGTGTCATGGCCCAGAATGTCGAAACGGGAAGTCGCGAATGCGATTCTCGATTATGTAAAAAATCATTTCTTGGAGGAATTACATTGAGTTCTCAAGCGCACATGTTCACCTCGGAATCGGTCACCGAGGGACATCCGGACAAAATGGCCGATCAGATTTCAGATGCCGTGCTTGATGCGATCATGGAACAGGATCCTATGGGCAGAGTTGCGTGTGAGGCTCTACTTACAACAGGTATGGTGTTGGTCGCGGGTGAGATCACAACTCGCGCATATGTCGATATTCCAGGAATTGTACGCCGAACGATCGAGCAGATCGGTTACTCACGGGCGAAATACGGGTTCGACTTCGAGACTTGCGGCGTGCTGACGGCTATTCAGTCTCAGTCACCGGACATCGCGATGGGTGTCGATACAGGCGGCGCGGGAGACCAGGGCATGATGTTCGGATTTGCCTGTGACGAGACTCCCGAGCTTATGCCTATGCCGATTATGCTTGCCCACAAAATGGCGCGGAGGCTCACTGCTGTCCGCAAGGACGGCCAGATCGGCTACCTTCGCCCGGACGGCAAGACTCAGGTGACCGTGCAGTATGAGGGCGGCAGGCCGGTCCGCATCGACAAGGTCGTCGTTTCTACTCAGCACCAGCCGAATATTCCTCAGAGCACAATCCGAGCGGACATGATCGAGCATGTAATCAAACCGATCCTGCCGCCTGAGATGATCGATGACAAGATCGAGTTTTTCGTAAATCCGACCGGTGTCTTCTCCGTTGGCGGACCGCAGGGCGATACGGGCCTTACAGGTCGCAAGATCATTGTTGACACCTACGGCGGCATGGCAAAGCACGGTGGCGGCGCTTTCTCCGGCAAGGACCCGACCAAGGTTGACCGTTCGGCAGCCTATATGATGCGCTATGTGGCAAAGAATGTGGTTGCTGCGGGGCTTGCCAAGAAGTGCGAAGTCCAGGTTGCCTACGCAATTGGTAAGGCTGAGCCGATGGGGATCATGGTCGACACATGGCGGACGAATGCCATACCTGAGGACAAGATTGCTGATCTTATCCTAAAATACTTCGATCTTACGCCTCGCGGGATCATCGACAGGCTCAACCTCAGACGGCCTATTTATAAGCAGACGGCAGCTTACGGCCACTTTGGCCGCACGGACCTCGACGTGCCGTGGGAAGAGACCGACATGGTCGATCTATTGAAGAAAGAAGCCGGTATCTAGTTGTATGCAAGGGTTTTGGTGGACACAGGGGCATCCAGCCCGCTCGATTCACTGACCTATGAGATACCTGATGGCCTGATGAATACTGTCGGTGTCGGCTCATGTGTGCTGGCGCCGATAGGCTCTCGTCAGGCCATTGGCTATATAATAGGATTGGAACGGACTTCTGATGTTGAGAAGACACGCCCGATCATAGCAGAGATAGACGGCCCTGTTCATCTTTCATCTGATATGCTCGACCTTGCGCGGTGGATATCCGAGCAGTATATATGTTCGCTGCCCAGGGTCGTAAGCGCAATGCTTCCCGGCGGGATGCAGTATAAAGCTCAGGCGAAGGTTATTTTAACCGCATCGTCCCAGACTCATCCGCATCTTACTCCCTCCGAAACGCGCCTGATGCAGAAGATTGAGACAATGGGCGATGAACCCACAGTCGAGAGCCTCTACAATGACGATGATAAATCTTCAGTCCAACGACTGCTCAGACAGCTCGAATCCAAGGGCGCAATCAAGCGAGAGTGGCGCCTTATCGCTCCTACAGGCAAGCCGCGTGTTATGCGCGGAGTGAGAGTTAGTGGAAAGTTGAGAGTGGAGAGTGGAGAGTCGGATATCAGCCTGACGAAGAAGCAGTCAGAGCTGCTGGAACTTATAAAGGGACTGGACCGTGATATATCAGTAGCCGAGCTTACGCAGAGATACGGCGCGTCGGCGGCTGTAGTTGCTGCTCTTGAGAAGAAAGGCTGCCTGGAACGTACAGAGATGACTTTTCGGCGCGCGCCCGCATTCTCCAAAGTCGAGCAGGTGCGTGTCAATCTTAGCGAGGAGCAGAAGGCTGCCGTCGATGAGATCACTCGCGCAATCGACTCATCTACATTCAACCCGTTTTTGCTATTTGGAGTTACCGCGAGCGGTAAGACAGAGGTCTATCTGCGGTGCATTGAGCGCGTGCTGGCTATGAACCGCACCAGTCTGGTCTTGCTTCCTGAGATAGCTCTCACCACGCAGGTTATGAACATATTCAAGAGCCGGTTCGGCGACCGGGTGGCTGTGCTGCACAGTGCGCTATCCGCTGGTGAGAGGTTCGATGAATGGGCGCGCATCGAATCAGGCGAGGCGCGGGTTGTGCTGGGCGCAAGGTCTGCTGTCTTTGCACCGCTTACTGACCTTGGACTGGTGATAGTAGACGAGGAGCATGAGCCAAGCTATAAGCAGGACAATCCTCCGCGTTATAACGGTCGTGACGTTGCCATACGCCGCGCCAACCAGGCCGGAGCTGCGCTTGTTTTGGGCAGTGCGACGCCGAGCATAGAGACATTCACCCTCGCACGAAATGAGCACTACAGGCTCCTTACGATGCCCAGCCGAATAGAGAACCGCCCGATGCCCACGGTCCATATCGCCGATCTGCGCGAGGAGTATTCCAAGGGCAAGCTCACAATATTCAGCACCCGTCTTGAAGAAGCTATAAAAGAACGTTTGGCTCGCGGTGAGCAGGTGATGCTCTTTCAGAACAGGCGCGCATATTCGACTTTTCTACTGTGCCGTGACTGCGGATACGTGGAGCGATGCCCAAACTGCGCGGTCTCTCTAAAGTTTCATGCGGCTGCTAAGAAGCTTAGTTGTCACCACTGCGATTTTGAGATGCCCGCGCCGGATAAGTGCCCGAAGTGTGAAAGCATCAGGATTGGTCGGTTCGGGATAGGAACGGAACGCGTTGAAGAAGAGGTCAAGAAGACTTTTCCCGGCGCTCGCGTGCTCAGGATGGACCGTGACACAACTGCGCGCAAGGGCGCGCACGGCTCGATTCTAGCCACGTTCAGGGCAGGTGAGGCTGATATACTCGTCGGCACTCAGATGATCGCAAAAGGTCTGGACTTCCCGAACGTGACTCTGGTCGGTGTGATAAGTGCGGACACATCTCTCAATCTGCCTGATTTCAGGGCGTCCGAGCGCACATATCAGCTCGTCTCGCAGGTGGCGGGCAGGTCGGGCAGGGGAAAGCGGCCCGGTGAGGTCGTGATCCAGACATTTG is a genomic window of Armatimonadota bacterium containing:
- the priA gene encoding primosomal protein N' gives rise to the protein MVDTGASSPLDSLTYEIPDGLMNTVGVGSCVLAPIGSRQAIGYIIGLERTSDVEKTRPIIAEIDGPVHLSSDMLDLARWISEQYICSLPRVVSAMLPGGMQYKAQAKVILTASSQTHPHLTPSETRLMQKIETMGDEPTVESLYNDDDKSSVQRLLRQLESKGAIKREWRLIAPTGKPRVMRGVRVSGKLRVESGESDISLTKKQSELLELIKGLDRDISVAELTQRYGASAAVVAALEKKGCLERTEMTFRRAPAFSKVEQVRVNLSEEQKAAVDEITRAIDSSTFNPFLLFGVTASGKTEVYLRCIERVLAMNRTSLVLLPEIALTTQVMNIFKSRFGDRVAVLHSALSAGERFDEWARIESGEARVVLGARSAVFAPLTDLGLVIVDEEHEPSYKQDNPPRYNGRDVAIRRANQAGAALVLGSATPSIETFTLARNEHYRLLTMPSRIENRPMPTVHIADLREEYSKGKLTIFSTRLEEAIKERLARGEQVMLFQNRRAYSTFLLCRDCGYVERCPNCAVSLKFHAAAKKLSCHHCDFEMPAPDKCPKCESIRIGRFGIGTERVEEEVKKTFPGARVLRMDRDTTARKGAHGSILATFRAGEADILVGTQMIAKGLDFPNVTLVGVISADTSLNLPDFRASERTYQLVSQVAGRSGRGKRPGEVVIQTFDPEQYAIKCAVTHDYTAFYEIELENRRELGYPPFGSLVNILSRDKDDNEAKVRLERLLAAIKSGKMAERMGIRILGPQQAVLSKLRGEYRWHMVLRSADRQKMLDLLNATFESSPALRRQISVDVDPISML